A part of Lutra lutra chromosome 2, mLutLut1.2, whole genome shotgun sequence genomic DNA contains:
- the LCORL gene encoding ligand-dependent nuclear receptor corepressor-like protein isoform X3, producing the protein MDEKCSFCNLQREAVSDCIPSLDSSQSTPTEELSSQGQSNTEKIECQAENYLNALFRKKDLPQNCDPNIPLVAQELMKKMIRQFAIEYISKSGKIQENRNGSIGPSLICKSIQMNQAENSLQEEQEGPLDLTVNRMQEQNTQQGDGVLDLSTKKTSIKSEESSICDPSSENSMAGSTVDAKSEEATKMEKGKSALSRVLESLCIHHQQQVLAMLKFLVQEQNAASLCYCNTSYTVSSESQKPLIEDDLHGLFCSCEYRLAERGYLQNERQSPGFMPLPVCIKDLHCLSCQTVTIERIKTVVNRGIANSYNSHRYCSGLLPNIHSTKSTFHAPLSSREVCDVSVSLKDVCRSRSPSPPPLSPVQTEGFEKLKDVVPELSALENNRPEININQPPSLIPAEINSDKGDPEGKVHKTKKSSNSDYLLLEDSDNCTANHEKDETTVIFQDLMDRINEKLKSIEATDVTNLLTLSSSDCNTDNDLKLRDLISSLLHNAKVSDYSFMELLSQHDKKVENKIIQTRFRKRQETLFSMHNSPDSPMFRRQSLQIKRELASLDENFVRKKYTEKISRKLTRNDEIFSTDKEEFYHCQGSLQNSKNWQDNNHTETSFSPDCALQSLQLPLHSLETNLAFDAFSESFKTTFPEKMSIRKSQEKSAGEKKLLQNHKENPNLENTQAPLKSDVPRLLSRTKRNIVPPGWYSIYVTNNYVFKKSPKAKKVSESTKKKDSMKNIQIESSQNIDLNKIAMNSNLQVVVERLEDTINMAQKSLNNHSLSEGCKASKKLIEVNGKDQTAGRNVTLTVSRMTCKEQSLSKSVVAASNIKSNPIPTIDLNSKRLDNLEKTSILDTSSLISSVQSVSTKYEAIERSSFSSYSSPIKLMFLSEVKSSEGVKYILTSVGTSKSNIELPSEKYLTHHVIEKKTVTNNVPNANFEKYSSNLNDSDTLQGELNKFNCAKETTESPAMFIDSMNSDMPQDEPKENPSNGIDSSFKRKPGRPKKIGPQVVQQIKRPIGRPPKPKTNQTDITICQNKSSSAGKKSPESLLSEVGESIYRKSITVTVIYGRSRRTRRHVSEGTVNISNVLSFSNNVADIPTESNSLRNIREYKIDAGERRAVSSLTTESEVLGSGFEYVRPIKNKSVIPQPSKNIIRPTQKPFAIIRKPGRPAKVKISGISVTINRVSPQEREVSISSCLPPLEQENILEKNLAEEKYDHQCNKMDTGHTKADTFKNGSKSMVATIPLRHSIRDRKPSLHFLHPLASSSSLIYRNALFRKSYKLHLQKGKSQKEKHKQSRIKIVSKGTPATRNSRNEKMCLEDNKLIPISEVSLDPIISSNPLLRWWAASTSNDSLLEELNNRFEQITNAWVQVSGDEAGNCVHKKREHIENDNFKIANPLETCLLELEVSPVKMLFRKKYDLNELCIWFMQTTETQSLSLVRKANARNPLEVINTRGIKLGTTYSNFNTSPFRKHFKKFALSSPSKSAGKLHILHKMVSSPLLNVKNNLTLARLKRTEFKRLQHERWKREGKLHNHGTIDWVSKRKNLRFFCQNQFLSKTEGGTNADIPLRGKNTIANQFILPPEIREDSLQQKVAMSDLKTHASLENNFKSEAKENGTSCSQKDFEKGPRLGNVCPNNWKSKTLKDCRIFLRKINYLEHRNTFKLNTIIYSPESIDSGSNPQTHREESKRFTLRSHSARQNSFKKQSKEMENAKTNSPSIDKFPSQLDNSKLNKCVNYDKNPDSSDVLSKLNKRKRPSWKTTEMSTKRHKRQSCNSGQMANYYSKSQLASRPALSI; encoded by the exons GGGATGGAGTGTTAGATCTCTCTACAAAGAAAACCAGCATAAAATCTGAAGAGTCATCCATATGTGATCCTTCTTCTGAAAATTCAATGGCTGG ttcaacTGTTGATGCAAAATCAGAGGAAGCTactaaaatggaaaaaggaaaatcagcaTTAAGCAGAGTTTTGGAATCTTTGTGCATACATCACCAGCAACAAGTTTTGGCCATGTTGAAATTTCTAGTCCAAGAGCAGAATGCTGCTTCTCTTTGCTATTGTAATACATCATATACTGTGTCTTCAGAATCTCAAAAGCCCCTAATTGAAGATGATTTACATGGTCTATTCTGTAGTTGTGAATATAGGCTGGCAGAAAGAGggtatttacaaaatgaaagacaaagcCCTGGTTTTATGCCTCTGCCAGTCTGTATTAAAGATTTACATTGTTTATCTTGCCAAACTGTAACTATTGAACGCATTAAGACAGTAGTGAATAGAGGAATTGCAAACAGTTATAATTCTCACAGGTACTGTTCTGGACTGTTACCAAACATTCACTCTACAAAATCAACCTTTCATGCTCCTCTTTCATCAAGGGAAGTATGCGATGTTTCAGTCAGTCTTAAGGATGTTTGTAGATCTCGAAGTCCATCACCTCCACCGTTATCACCTGTACAGACTGAAGGATTTGAAAAATTGAAAGATGTCGTCCCAGAGCTTTCAGCCTTAGAAAATAACAGACCTGAAATAAACATTAACCAGCCTCCATCTCTCATACCAGCAGAAATAAACAGTGACAAGGGCGATCCCGAAGGTAAagtacataaaactaaaaaatccaGTAACTCTGATTATTTGCTCCTGGAAGACAGCGATAATTGTACTGCAAATCATGAAAAAGATGAAACTACTgtaatttttcaagatttaatgGATCgtattaatgaaaaattaaaatcaatagaAGCTACAGATGTGACAAACCTTTTAACATTATCTAGCAGTGATTGTAATACAGATAATGATTTAAAATTGAGAGATTTAATATCCTCACTCTTGCATAATGCCAAGGTCAGTGATTACAGTTtcatggaattgctgagtcaacatgataaaaaggtagaaaataaaattattcagacAAGATTTCGAAAGCGTCAAGAAACCTTATTTTCAATGCACAACTCTCCTGATTCCCCCATGTTTAGAAGGCAGtctttacaaataaaaagagaacttGCTAGTCTTGATGaaaattttgtaagaaaaaaatacactgaaaaaatttCAAGGAAGTTGACACGCAATGATGAGATATTTTCCACGGACAAAGAAGAATTCTATCATTGCCAAGGGTCTTTACAAAATTCTAAAAACTGGCAAGATAATAATCATACAGAAACATCATTTTCACCAGATTGTGCATTACAGTCATTACAACTACCTCTTCATAGTTTAGAAACTAACTTGGCTTTTGATGCATTTTCAGAAAGCTTTAAAACAACTTTCCCTGAGAAAATGAGCATAAGAAAATCACAGGAGAAATCTGCAGgtgaaaaaaaacttttgcaaaATCACAAGGAGAACCCCAACCTGGAGAATACTCAAGCTCCTTTGAAAAGTGATGTTCCTCGACTTTTGAGCAGAACTAAACGAAATATTGTGCCCCCAGGGTGGTATTCTATATATGTAACaaataattatgttttcaaaaaatCCCCTAAGGCCAAAAAAGTTTctgaatctacaaaaaaaaaagattccatgaaaaatattcaaattgaaAGCTCACAAAATATAGATCTAAACAAAATTGCAATGAATTCTAATTTACAAGTTGTTGTGGAGCGTTTGGAAGACACAATAAATATGGCCCAAAAGTCTTTGAATAATCACTCATTATCTGAAGGATGCAAGGCATCCAAGAAGTTGATAGAAGTTAATGGTAAAGATCAAACTGCAGGTAGAAATGTGACTCTTACTGTAAGTAGAATGACATGCAAAGAGCAGAGTTTATCAAAATCTGTGGTAGCAGCCAGCAATATCAAAAGCAATCCTATTCCTACAATAGATTTGAATAGCAAAAGACTTGATAATCTGGAAAAGACATCTATTTTGGATACAAGTAGCTTGATTTCCAGTGTTCAAAGTGTGTCAACAAAATATGAAGCCATTGAACgctcttctttttccagctaTTCTAGTCCTATCAAACTCATGTTTTTATCTGAGGTTAAAAGCAGTGAAGGAGTCAAATACATTTTAACTTCAGTTGGTACTTCCAAGTCAAATATTGAACTTCCTTCTGAAAAATATCTAACTCATcatgtaattgaaaaaaaaacagtgacaaaTAATGTCCCAAATGCTAACTTTGAAAAGTATAGTTCTAATCTTAATGATAGTGACACTCTACAGGGAGAACTAAACAAATTTAATTGTGCAAAAGAAACTACAGAATCCCCTGCAATGTTCATAGATAGTATGAATAGTGATATGCCACAAGATGAACCTAAGGAAAATCCAAGCAATGGTATTGATTCATCTTTTAAACGGAAACCAGGTAGACCTAAAAAAATAGGTCCCCAGGTTGTGCAACAAATTAAGCGGCCAATTGGAAGACCACCAAAACCTAAAACTAATCAAACAGACATCACCATTTGCCAAAACAAGTCTTCTAGTGCTGGAAAGAAAAGTCCAGAATCTCTCCTATCAGAAGTAGGAGAAAGTATTTATAGAAAAAGTATTACCGTAACTGTTATTTATGGAAGGTCAAGAAGAACTAGAAGGCATGTTTCTGAAGGAACGGTAAACATAAGCAATGTGTTATCTTTCAGCAATAATGTTGCTGATATTCCAACTGAAAGTAACAGTCTCAGAAATATTAGAGAATACAAAATTGATGCAGGTGAAAGAAGGGCTGTTTCAAGTTTAACTACTGAAAGTGAGGTCTTGGGGTCTGGCTTTGAATATGTTAGGCCTATCAAGAACAAGTCTGTGATACCTCAACCTTCTAAGAACATTATTCGACCAACTCAGAAGCCTTTTGCTATAATTAGGAAGCCTGGTAGACCTGCAAAAGTGAAAATCTCTGGCATATCTGTGACTATTAATAGAGTTTCACCTCAGGAGAGAGAAGTAAGTATTAGCAGCTGCTTACCTCCTTTAGAACaagaaaatatattagaaaaaaatctggcTGAAGAAAAGTATGATCACCAATGCAATAAGATGGATACAGGGCACACCAAAGCTGACACATTTAAGAATGGATCAAAAAGTATGGTTGCTACTATACCTTTGAGACATTCTATTAGAGATAGAAAACCATCTCTCCATTTCTTACATCCATTAGCATCTTCTAGCTCACTTATTTATAGAAATGCTCTGTTCCGTAAATCATATAAACTCCATTTGCAGAAGGGTAAAAGTCAGAAGGAAAAACATAAGCAGTCAAGGATAAAAATAGTTTCGAAAGGTACCCCAGCAACCAGAAATTCAAGGAATgaaaaaatgtgtttggaagaTAACAAATTAATACCCATTTCTGAAGTATCCTTGGACCCAATAATTTCATCAAATCCTTTGCTCAGGTGGTGGGCTGCTTCTACATCAAACGATTCCTTATTAGAGGAATTAAACAATAGATTTGAGCAAATAACAAATGCTTGGGTGCAAGTGAGTGGAGATGAAGCTGGAAATTGTGttcataaaaaaagagaacacattgAAAATGATAATTTCAAAATAGCAAACCCTTTGGAAACCTGTCTTTTAGAACTTGAAGTTTCACCTGTAAAAATGCTTTTTCGGAAAAAGTATGATTTGAATGAACTCTGTATCTGGTTTATGCAAACGACAGAAACACAGTCTCTTTCACTAGTTAGAAAAGCAAATGCTCGAAACCCTTTGGAAGTAATAAATACTAGAGGAATTAAGTTAGGGACCACATATTCTAATTTTAATACCAGCCCCTTcagaaagcactttaaaaaatttgcacTATCTTCTCCTTCAAAATCTGCAGGGAAGTTGCATATACTGCATAAAATGGTTAGCTCTCCGctgttaaatgtgaaaaataatttaacgTTAGCTAGATTAAAAAGAACTGAGTTTAAGAGGTTGCAGCATGAAAGgtggaaaagagagggaaagctgCACAACCATGGAACAATTGATTGGGtctctaaaaggaaaaacttaagaTTTTTCTGCCAGAACCAGTTTTTAAGTAAGACTGAGGGGGGAACAAATGCCGATATCCCACTCCGAGGAAAAAACACAATAGCTAATCAGTTTATTTTGCCACCTGAGATCAGGGAGGACTCTTTGCAACAGAAGGTGGCAATGTCTGACTTGAAAACACATGCTAGTTTAGAGAATAATTTTAAGTCAGAAGCAAAAGAGAATGGAACAAGTTGCAGccaaaaagattttgaaaagggACCAAGACTAGGAAATGTGTGTCCAAATAATTGGAAGTCAAAAACCTTAAAAGATTGTAGAATATTTTTGAGGAAGATCAACTATCTTGAACACAGAAATACTTTTAAGCTAAATACAATCATTTACTCTCCTGAATCTATTGACAGTGGAAGTAATCCTCAGACTCACAGAGAAGAATCAAAGCGCTTTACCTTAAGATCCCATTCTGCTAggcaaaattcttttaaaaagcagtctaaagaaatggaaaatgctaAAACAAATAGTCCTTCAATCGATAAATTTCCCAGCCAACTTGACaatagtaaattaaataaatgtgttaacTATGACAAGAATCCTGATAGTTCTGATGTTCTTAGCaaattgaacaaaagaaaaagaccatCATGGAAGACCACAGAAATGTCAACAAAAAGGCATAAACGACAGTCCTGCAACAGTGGACAAATGGCAAACTATTATTCAAAATCCCAACTAG